The genomic interval AGATCCTGGAGTATACAACCTGGTATATTCCTCTATTGGCTACCAGCCTAAAACGATTCAGGTCATTATTTCAGATAAGCCGCTCAAACAGGATATGATATTGCCTGCTTCCAATGCCCAGTTAAATGAAGTAGTTGTAAAAGCCAGCCGCAAAGATCCGGCTTATGAAATTATTCAACATGTGATTGACAACAAAGAAAAGTTCCTCACGCAGGTAAAAACGGCCAGAACCCAGGTATATTTGAGAGCTACAGAAGTGATTGATGTAAAGAAAAAGAAAGCTCAGGCAGATAAAGAAGAAGCGGAAGAATCCTCCAAAGAAGGCCCTCCCCTTGACCAGTTTGCCGCAGAAAAGAAAAAGGAAGAAGAACGCTTGCAACGCATCAATATGGTGGAAATGCAACTCACGCTGAATTTTCAATATCCTGATCAATATAAAGAAGAACGGACAGGCTTTAAAGCCTATGGCAGCAAAGAAGGGTTATTTATTCCGGTTTTTAATGAATCAGATTTTAACTTTTACCAGAACCTGGTATATCTGAAAGGCATTTCTGAAGTGCCTGTTATTTCACCGGTAAGTAAACTGGCTGTATTGTCGTATAAGTATAAGCTGGAAGAGGTATTGGTAGAAAATACGCAAGTCGTATATAAAATCAGGGTAACACCCCGGAAAACCGGAGATGCCACTTGCAAAGGGATTTTGTATATCAATGATAGCACCTGGAACATTAACCGGCTGGAACTCACGCTTGAAAAAGGTGGCTTGAAATTCTACGATGCCTTTACCATTAAGCAAACGTATCAGAATATGGGTGAAGAAGTATGGATTCCATCCAGGCAGGAATTTATATACCAGACAAAAGCCGGTGCCAAATCATTTCAGGGAAATACCGTTTGGGTGTTTACCGATTTTCAGAAAGATTATGTATTTCCTCCTAAGTTCTTCGGCAATGAAGTATCCATTACCACCAAAGAAGCATATGAAAGAGATTCTTCTTACTGGAAAAGTGCCAGGGCAGAACCACTCACAATAGACCAGCAAAAAGTGATTGCTTACCGGGATAGTGTGGAAGCCGCCCATAAAACGAAAGCATATCTGGATTCGGTGGAAACCAGATTCAATAAAATTACGGTCGGAGAAGTATTGTACCATGGCGTAGGTTTCCGGAAAGAGGCCACTAAGCGCAATATTTACATCTCTCCCCTGTTGAGTCTGATCAATTTTGAAGTGATTGGCGGTTTCCGGCTGGGTCCGTATGTTTCGTATTTCCGCAGATTTGAAAATGGCAGGCGCTTGTATACCTCTGCCTCTTTTTCCATCGGCCTGAAAAACACCGACTGGCAAGGCAGTATTGGCTTCTGGACCAGATATCAACCCTACCGCCTGGGCGATGTATCGGTACGTGCCGGACGGTCGTTTCATTCCATTAACAGCTTTGATGCCTACCTCAACCAGCTCCGTATTTCCAATTATATTTTGCATGAGCATGTAGATCTGTTTCACCGGATTGAACTGGTAAACG from Rhodocytophaga rosea carries:
- a CDS encoding DUF5686 and carboxypeptidase regulatory-like domain-containing protein translates to MLQPCVLKPAIRFIFIGMCLTLLFFPAFSQNISGFIKDENNNPVAFANVFVRELNTGTATDAKGYYFLSIDPGVYNLVYSSIGYQPKTIQVIISDKPLKQDMILPASNAQLNEVVVKASRKDPAYEIIQHVIDNKEKFLTQVKTARTQVYLRATEVIDVKKKKAQADKEEAEESSKEGPPLDQFAAEKKKEEERLQRINMVEMQLTLNFQYPDQYKEERTGFKAYGSKEGLFIPVFNESDFNFYQNLVYLKGISEVPVISPVSKLAVLSYKYKLEEVLVENTQVVYKIRVTPRKTGDATCKGILYINDSTWNINRLELTLEKGGLKFYDAFTIKQTYQNMGEEVWIPSRQEFIYQTKAGAKSFQGNTVWVFTDFQKDYVFPPKFFGNEVSITTKEAYERDSSYWKSARAEPLTIDQQKVIAYRDSVEAAHKTKAYLDSVETRFNKITVGEVLYHGVGFRKEATKRNIYISPLLSLINFEVIGGFRLGPYVSYFRRFENGRRLYTSASFSIGLKNTDWQGSIGFWTRYQPYRLGDVSVRAGRSFHSINSFDAYLNQLRISNYILHEHVDLFHRIELVNGLYLGTELGFHNRHSVEDYDRTSIINRVIDEDDPLVFENYQALISTVRLAYTPKQRFMSEPNQKVVLGSKFPTFSISHRRGWNGLLTSDVNFDYIELGIEQNLLLGTLGNSRYALMAGKFVNTKNLPYVDLKRFRQSDPYLYSDPLHSFQLLDTSLSATGLFLEGHYIHHFNGAMINNLPLIKKTKIRTVAGAGAMWIQQSNYRYEEVFGGIERIFKLGARRRLRLGVYGVISQTNHRAPETGYKISFDIIDTWKREWSY